The Pyrus communis chromosome 2, drPyrComm1.1, whole genome shotgun sequence genome includes a window with the following:
- the LOC137726174 gene encoding uncharacterized protein: MEGKEDAEAYEEQPPSHIQVLQEISEEALEVAGETLQNVVPGNSSMPPLAPGHRRSRSEIVTTGHRRSNSFQKLKNQMQRAWRWGGNSRDDLRLAFNPEVLANQKRQWYQLHSKSKGHIRYTEPTSLFEHFIIAGLHPDANLETVEDAFVKRKKWEMEMINSGIVDLKLLQQRGPPIPTLEPQILFKYPPGKRLDMRLKDLASFCFPGGVKARLMEKTPSLSDLNQVVYGQEHLGKDDLSFIFSLKVADNATLYGVCLHVSEIVQRPPAILGISSPNSHSMGGLFRFLVSAPRCYCVLSRVPFFELHYEMLNSIVQQERLKRITQFASEMALADFVPTLPNVQDNDDESPERESFDNWMGSAIPVDSPIALTAAGAGIRPDDETPPSSLKIWEPQSPESVSASESSDFSQVRYLDKDGRKDSQCSDDYGFEVSETHSETSERICGSYGNNHTFSEVGTSFSSRNRTFESPGSAQSLFRNGHTSPEVGTSFSSRNRTLERLGSSESLFSPARSMVSEDEDDDLFSTCEKEFGDELIMEWARENKNDLLQIVCGFHALPLPQRGSELSFLPLEHLQATDYRRPPVAALGFDENSLDSFQDPGVNVMLAAAEEALALSIWTTATICRVLSLESILSLLTGVLLEKQVVIVCPNLGVLSATVLSLIPMIRPFQWQSLMLPVLPGKMLDFLDAPVPFITGIQQVPADLKRKTSDTVQVNVQKDQVKMCHLPSLPRHKDLATELGPIHARLSREGSFAKKHPVYRCNEVQVEAAGQFLEVMKNYMESLCSDLRSYTITSVQSNSDRVSLLLKESFIDSFPSKDRQFIKLFVDTQMFTVLSDSRLSSFENGGS; encoded by the exons ATGGAGGGTAAAGAAGATGCTGAAGCATACGAAGAGCAGCCTCCGTCGCATATTCAGGTTTTGCAGGAAATATCTGAGGAGGCACTTGAAGTGGCAGGGGAAACACTGCAAAATGTGGTCCCGGGTAATTCGAGCATGCCACCTTTGGCACCGGGGCATAGGCGCTCCCGAAGTGAAATTGTAACTACGGGACACAGACGGAGCAATAGCTTCCAGAAATTGAAAAATCAGATGCAGAGGGCGTGGAGATGGGGTGGAAATTCGCGGGATGATTTGCGGTTGGCATTCAATCCTGAGGTTTTGGCAAACCAAAAACGGCAGTGGTATCAGCTTCACTCCAAATCAAAG GGCCATATAAGATATACCGAGCCAACTTCACTCTTTGAGCATTTTATTATTGCGGGGCTTCATCCGGATGCTAACCTTGAAACTGTGGAGGATGCATTtgttaaaagaaagaaatgggagatggaGATGATAAACTCTGGAATTGTTGACCTTAAATTGCTACAGCAGCGGGGACCTCCAATTCCTACATTAGAACCTCAG ATACTTTTCAAATATCCTCCTGGGAAGCGTCTAGATATGCGTTTGAAAGATTTAGCTTCCTTTTGTTTTCCTGGAGGGGTTAAG GCACGGTTAATGGAGAAGACTCCATCACTAAGTGATTTAAATCAAGTTGTTTACGGACAG GAGCATTTAGGAAAAGAtgatttatcatttattttctcACTCAAG GTGGCAGACAATGCAACACTTTATGGTGTTTGCCTACACGTGTCAGAAATTGTTCAGAGGCCTCCTGCTATCTTAGGCATCTCATCACCTAATTCTCATTCGATGGGAGGACTCTTCCGATTTTTGGTTTCTGCGCCTCGATGCTACTGTGTGCTATCCAGAGTTCCTTTTTTTGAGTTACACTACGAGATGCTGAATAG TATCGTTCAACAGGAGCGTCTGAAGCGAATAACACAATTTGCTAGTGAAATGGCCCTTGCTGATTTTGTCCCTACATTGCCCAATGTACAAGATAATGATGATGAGTCCCCTGAGAGGGAGTCTTTTGATAATTGGATGGGCTCTGCAATACCAGTTGACAGTCCAATTGCCCTTACAGCTGCTGGTGCAGGAATTAGACCAGATGATGAGACTCCACCTTCTTCACTCAAGATATGGGAACCGCAGTCCCCTGAAAGTGTCTCTGCTAGCGAGAGTTCAGATTTTAGTCAAGTACGGTATTTAGACAAGGATGGTAGAAAGGATTCACAATGTTCTGATGACTATGGTTTTGAGGTCTCAGAAACTCATTCGGAAACTTCAGAAAGAATATGCGGAAGCTATGGAAATAACCATACTTTTTCAGAGGTTGGGACATCTTTCTCCTCCAGAAATCGCACGTTTGAGAGTCCTGGGAGTGCTCAATCTCTATTTAG AAATGGCCATACTTCTCCAGAGGTTGGGACATCTTTCTCATCCAGGAACCGCACATTGGAGCGTCTTGGCAGTTCTGAATCTTTATTCAG TCCAGCTAGAAGCATGGTATCGgaggatgaagatgatgacCTTTTCTCGACTTGTGAGAAAGAGTTTGGTGATGAACTGATAATGGAATGGGCTAGG GAGAACAAGAACGATTTGTTACAGATTGTTTGTGGTTTTCATGCTCTGCCTCTCCCACAACGAGGAAGTGAATTATCCTTTCTACCTCTTGAACATCTTCAAGCTACTGATTATAGGCGACCTCCAGTAGCTGCTCTTGGTTTTGATGAGAATAGTTTAGATTCATTTCAGGATCCTGGG GTCAATGTTATGCTAGCTGCTGCTGAAGAAGCGCTTGCACTATCAATATGGACAACTGCAACAATCTGCCGAGTTCTCTCCCTTGAAAGT ATTTTATCATTGCTTACGGGAGTATTGCTGGAAAAACAAGTGGTAATAGTGTGTCCGAATCTG GGTGTGCTATCAGCTACAGTATTATCTCTCATTCCCATGATTCGTCCATTTCAATGGCAGAGTTTAATGCTTCCT GTTCTACCAGGGAAAATGCTTGACTTTCTTGACGCCCCAGTTCCATTTATT ACTGGGATACAACAGGTTCCTGCAGACCTGAAGAGGAAAACATCGGATACTGTTCAAGTTAATGTGCAAAAGGATCAG GTGAAAATGTGTCATTTGCCGTCACTTCCAAGACATAAAGATCTAGCCACTGAATTAGGGCCCATCCATGCTAGACTGTCACGTGAAGGTTCATTTGCTAAAAAGCATCCTGTATATAGGTGCAACGAAGTGCAG GTCGAAGCTGCAGGTCAGTTTTTGGAAGTCATGAAGAACTACATGGAGTCACTTTGTTCAGATCTAAGGTCTTACACAATAACAAGTGTACAATCAAACAGTGACAGG GTTTCTTTACTTCTTAAAGAGAGCTTTATCGATTCCTTTCCTAGCAAGGACAGGCAATTTATCAAG TTATTTGTGGACACGCAGATGTTCACTGTTCTATCCGACTCTCGTTTGTCAAGCTTTGAGAACGGTGGCTCCTAA